In a single window of the Pseudogemmatithrix spongiicola genome:
- the trxA gene encoding thioredoxin has product MSKTVNVTDDSFANEVEQHKGLAVVDFWATWCGPCRMIAPILEQLSVEFDGRVKVTKLDVDANQKTAMRFQVRSIPTLLFFKDGKLVDQVIGAVPKPALAAKFEQHAA; this is encoded by the coding sequence ATGTCGAAGACGGTGAATGTGACCGACGATTCGTTCGCGAACGAAGTCGAGCAGCATAAGGGCCTGGCGGTGGTGGACTTCTGGGCGACGTGGTGCGGCCCCTGCCGCATGATCGCGCCGATCCTCGAGCAGCTCAGCGTGGAGTTCGACGGCCGCGTGAAGGTGACGAAGCTCGACGTGGACGCGAACCAGAAGACGGCGATGCGCTTCCAGGTGCGGTCGATCCCCACGCTGCTGTTCTTCAAGGACGGCAAGCTGGTGGACCAGGTGATCGGCGCGGTGCCGAAGCCGGCCTTGGCGGCGAAGTTCGAGCAGCACGCCGCGTAA
- the rfbB gene encoding dTDP-glucose 4,6-dehydratase: protein MSGVDQLAGHEPGRYTPKVILVTGAAGFIGANAVAWLLREHPDVQVVAYDAMTYAAHPQSLAMASRGAAARFFFVRGDVRDGDVFATVLDGAARDAQGRPIPAADTVWHLAAESHVDRSILGPGVFVDTNVIGTQRVLDAVRSARDAGRAVRLVHISTDEVYGSLGPGDAAFTEAHPLLPSSPYAASKAASDLLVQAWARTYGLDAVITRCSNNYGPFQFPEKLIPLMIVRAMAQQPLPVYGDGQQVRDWLYVEDHVSALWTVTRSGVAGGRVFNIGAHGERANLDVVRGILHALDRPESLIQHVQDRPAHDRRYAMDATALREATGWEARVPFQHGLEATIRWYRENAAWWKAVLPESQKAAEALYLKGAR from the coding sequence GTGAGCGGCGTCGATCAGCTGGCCGGCCATGAGCCGGGGCGCTACACGCCGAAGGTGATTCTCGTGACGGGCGCGGCGGGCTTCATCGGGGCGAACGCCGTCGCCTGGCTGCTGCGCGAGCACCCGGACGTGCAGGTCGTGGCCTACGACGCGATGACCTACGCGGCGCACCCGCAGAGCCTGGCGATGGCGTCGCGGGGTGCGGCGGCGCGGTTCTTCTTCGTGCGCGGCGACGTGCGCGACGGGGACGTGTTCGCGACGGTGCTCGACGGCGCGGCGCGCGATGCACAGGGGCGCCCGATTCCCGCCGCCGACACGGTGTGGCACCTGGCGGCGGAATCGCACGTGGATCGCTCGATCCTCGGGCCCGGCGTGTTCGTCGATACCAACGTCATCGGCACGCAGCGCGTGCTGGATGCGGTGCGCAGCGCCCGCGATGCCGGTCGGGCGGTGCGGCTCGTGCACATCTCCACGGACGAGGTGTACGGCTCGCTCGGGCCGGGTGATGCCGCGTTCACCGAAGCGCATCCGCTCCTGCCGAGTTCGCCGTATGCGGCGAGCAAGGCGGCGTCGGACCTGCTGGTGCAAGCCTGGGCCCGCACGTACGGCCTCGATGCGGTCATCACGCGCTGCAGCAACAACTACGGGCCGTTCCAGTTTCCCGAGAAGTTGATCCCGCTGATGATCGTACGCGCGATGGCGCAGCAGCCGCTGCCGGTGTACGGCGACGGGCAGCAGGTGCGCGACTGGCTCTACGTCGAGGATCATGTGTCGGCGCTGTGGACGGTGACGCGCAGCGGCGTCGCGGGCGGGCGCGTGTTCAACATCGGGGCGCATGGCGAGCGCGCCAACCTCGACGTCGTGCGCGGCATCCTGCACGCGCTCGACCGTCCGGAGTCGCTGATCCAGCACGTGCAGGATCGCCCGGCGCATGATCGGCGCTACGCCATGGATGCGACCGCGTTGCGCGAGGCGACCGGCTGGGAAGCGCGGGTGCCGTTCCAGCACGGGCTCGAGGCGACCATCCGCTGGTATCGCGAGAACGCGGCTTGGTGGAAGGCGGTGCTGCCCGAGTCGCAGAAGGCCGCCGAGGCACTGTACCTGAAGGGCGCGCGATGA
- a CDS encoding pyridoxine 5'-phosphate synthase, translating into MYQRLYINIDHVATLRQARRASYPDPVAAARICEDAGADGITVHLREDRRHIQDADVEALATSLRTPMNLEMAATPEMTLIALRIKPKQVTLVPERRAEITTEGGLDLFADPTRLMTCLENLHAAGIRTSLFIDPDLRQIARAADLKVPAIELHTGRYCHHPEVPAHLAALRQAAVEAKGLGLAVHAGHGLTLENVGPVAAIPECEELNIGHAIVSHAVFVGLDAAVRAMRAAMDAARPR; encoded by the coding sequence ATGTACCAGCGCCTCTACATCAACATCGACCACGTGGCCACGCTGCGGCAGGCGCGCCGGGCCTCCTACCCCGATCCCGTCGCGGCGGCCCGCATCTGCGAGGACGCCGGCGCGGACGGCATCACGGTGCACCTGCGCGAAGACCGGCGGCATATCCAAGACGCAGACGTGGAGGCCCTCGCAACGTCCCTGCGCACGCCGATGAACCTCGAGATGGCCGCGACGCCCGAGATGACGCTCATCGCGCTGCGCATCAAGCCGAAGCAGGTCACGCTCGTGCCGGAGCGCCGTGCCGAGATCACCACCGAAGGCGGCCTCGACCTCTTCGCCGATCCGACGCGCCTGATGACCTGCCTCGAGAACCTGCACGCGGCCGGCATCCGCACCTCGCTGTTCATCGACCCCGACCTGCGCCAGATCGCCCGCGCGGCCGACCTCAAGGTGCCGGCCATCGAACTGCACACCGGCCGCTACTGCCACCACCCCGAGGTGCCCGCGCATCTCGCCGCCCTGCGGCAGGCGGCGGTCGAAGCCAAGGGCCTCGGCCTCGCCGTCCACGCCGGCCACGGCCTCACGCTCGAGAACGTCGGCCCCGTCGCGGCGATCCCCGAGTGCGAAGAGCTCAACATCGGCCACGCCATCGTCAGCCATGCGGTGTTCGTCGGCCTCGACGCCGCGGTGCGCGCGATGCGCGCCGCGATGGACGCGGCGCGGCCCCGTTGA
- the ispE gene encoding 4-(cytidine 5'-diphospho)-2-C-methyl-D-erythritol kinase, whose protein sequence is MSATAASVDAQAKVNLRLCVLAREASGYHQLESLFLRIDLADTVRVATDTTQRELHCPGLALPQDQNLAYRAAVAFTEAAGWPTGFHISIDKRIPAGGGLGGGSADAGAVLRALNALAPKPLAADVLNTVALRLGADVPFLTMDAPFALGFGRGERLLALRPLPAREILLALPPFGVETKAAFSWYADATAGQPLRAPAPITLDDLDRWDRLVPLAVNDLEAVVVARHAAIGQCVDAFRTAGARIARMSGSGSTAFGVFDRRLAQEPALPADTRLVHTRSLTSVAPVKLLD, encoded by the coding sequence ATGAGTGCGACCGCCGCCAGCGTCGACGCGCAAGCGAAGGTGAACCTGCGCCTCTGCGTGCTCGCCCGCGAAGCCAGCGGCTATCACCAGCTCGAGTCGCTGTTCCTGCGCATCGACCTCGCCGACACCGTGCGCGTCGCCACCGACACCACGCAGCGCGAACTGCACTGCCCCGGCTTGGCGTTGCCGCAGGACCAGAACCTCGCGTACCGCGCGGCGGTCGCGTTCACCGAAGCGGCGGGTTGGCCGACCGGCTTTCACATCAGCATCGACAAGCGGATTCCCGCCGGCGGTGGCCTGGGCGGTGGCAGTGCCGACGCAGGCGCCGTGCTGCGCGCGTTGAACGCCCTCGCCCCCAAGCCGCTGGCCGCCGACGTGCTGAACACGGTCGCGCTCCGCCTCGGCGCCGACGTGCCGTTTCTCACGATGGACGCGCCCTTCGCGCTCGGCTTCGGCCGCGGCGAGCGACTCCTCGCGCTGCGCCCGCTGCCCGCCCGCGAGATCCTGCTGGCGCTCCCGCCCTTCGGCGTCGAAACAAAGGCCGCGTTCAGCTGGTACGCCGATGCAACGGCAGGGCAACCGCTGCGCGCGCCGGCACCGATCACGCTGGATGACCTCGACCGCTGGGATCGGCTCGTGCCGCTCGCCGTCAACGACCTCGAAGCCGTCGTCGTCGCGCGGCACGCAGCGATCGGGCAGTGCGTGGACGCGTTCCGCACCGCCGGCGCGAGGATCGCACGCATGAGCGGGTCGGGATCCACCGCGTTCGGTGTGTTCGACCGCCGCCTCGCGCAGGAACCGGCACTGCCCGCCGACACGCGACTCGTCCACACCCGCAGCCTCACCAGCGTCGCGCCGGTCAAACTGCTCGATTAA
- the mce gene encoding methylmalonyl-CoA epimerase: protein MTNPTPRGTRIAHLGIAVESLDAILPFYRDILGMPETPLDDADGARIKAVAAGESLVELLQPEKSDSPIGKFLAKRGPGIHHICFAVDDLDGMLARCKAHGIQLIDETPRIGAEGKRIAFLHPKSTAGVLVELSEY from the coding sequence ATGACCAACCCCACGCCGCGCGGCACACGCATCGCCCATCTCGGCATCGCCGTCGAATCGCTCGACGCCATCCTGCCGTTCTACCGCGATATCCTCGGCATGCCCGAGACGCCGCTCGATGACGCCGACGGCGCGCGCATCAAGGCCGTCGCCGCCGGCGAGTCGCTCGTGGAGCTGCTCCAGCCAGAGAAATCCGACTCCCCCATCGGGAAGTTCCTCGCCAAGCGGGGGCCCGGCATCCATCACATTTGTTTCGCCGTGGACGACCTCGATGGCATGCTCGCGCGCTGCAAGGCGCACGGCATCCAGCTCATCGACGAGACGCCCCGCATCGGGGCGGAAGGCAAGCGCATCGCCTTCCTGCACCCCAAGTCCACGGCCGGGGTGCTGGTCGAACTCTCGGAGTACTAG
- the rfbD gene encoding dTDP-4-dehydrorhamnose reductase, which translates to MTVLLIGGTGILGTAMRATSPQGVTVTAPGHAGLDVTDASAVEAAVAASRPTWILNAAAYTAVDAAESHEADAMRLNADAPAHIGAAARRHGARVLHVSTDYVFGGVGTRPWREDDPVAPLSVYGRTKLEGERRLQASGAEAVIVRTAWLYGETGKSFPRTMWERATQGLASRVVADQHGAPTNARDLAQWCWALVARDARGVVHASNAGQCTWADVAERVYAAAGKPGLVTRVTSEEYLVPAPRPRYSVLDGTRLESLLGAPRRAWEPALDEFLADLKRRSAA; encoded by the coding sequence ATGACGGTCTTGCTGATTGGCGGTACGGGTATCCTCGGGACGGCGATGCGTGCGACGAGTCCGCAGGGTGTGACCGTGACGGCGCCGGGGCATGCGGGGCTCGATGTCACCGACGCGTCAGCCGTCGAGGCTGCGGTCGCCGCATCGCGACCGACGTGGATCCTCAATGCGGCCGCGTACACCGCGGTGGACGCGGCGGAGTCGCATGAGGCGGACGCCATGCGCCTGAACGCGGACGCGCCGGCGCACATCGGCGCGGCGGCGCGGCGGCACGGCGCGCGCGTGCTGCACGTGAGCACGGACTACGTGTTCGGCGGTGTGGGGACGCGGCCGTGGCGGGAGGATGATCCGGTGGCGCCGCTCTCGGTGTACGGACGCACGAAGCTCGAGGGCGAGCGTCGCTTGCAGGCCAGCGGTGCCGAGGCCGTCATCGTCCGGACGGCGTGGCTCTACGGCGAGACGGGCAAGAGCTTCCCGCGCACGATGTGGGAGCGGGCGACCCAAGGGCTGGCCTCACGCGTCGTGGCCGACCAGCACGGGGCCCCGACTAATGCGCGCGATCTGGCGCAGTGGTGCTGGGCGCTGGTGGCGCGTGATGCGCGCGGCGTGGTCCACGCGAGCAATGCCGGGCAGTGCACGTGGGCGGATGTGGCGGAGCGGGTGTACGCGGCCGCGGGGAAGCCGGGCTTGGTGACGCGCGTGACGAGCGAGGAGTATCTGGTGCCGGCGCCGCGTCCGCGGTACTCGGTGCTCGATGGCACGCGGCTCGAGAGTTTGCTCGGCGCGCCGCGGCGCGCCTGGGAGCCGGCGTTGGATGAGTTCCTGGCTGACCTCAAGCGGCGGAGCGCGGCGTGA
- the rfbA gene encoding glucose-1-phosphate thymidylyltransferase RfbA: MKGILLAGGSGTRLAPMTQVVSKQLLPLYDKPLVYYPLSTLMLAGIREILVIATPRDLPLFQALLGDGSGWGLRLDYVAQAKPEGLAQAFVLGRDFVGRDAVTLALGDNLFFGAGFGGQLRQVAARVATSGGATIFGYRVRDPERYGVAEVGPDGRVRSIEEKPARPKSSLAVTGLYCYDNRVLDIARDLKKSARGEYEITDVNAAYLALGALHLETLQRGMAWLDTGTVAALQDAARFVEAIESRQGMKIGCPEEVAYRMGFIDAAQLQRLAEPLATSEYGAYLRRVAAEAP, from the coding sequence ATGAAAGGCATCCTCCTCGCCGGGGGCTCCGGGACTCGCCTCGCGCCGATGACGCAGGTGGTCTCCAAGCAGCTCCTGCCGCTCTACGACAAGCCGCTGGTCTACTACCCGCTGAGCACCCTCATGCTCGCGGGCATCCGCGAGATCCTCGTCATCGCGACGCCGCGCGACCTACCGCTGTTCCAGGCCCTGCTCGGCGACGGCTCGGGCTGGGGGCTGCGGCTTGACTACGTGGCGCAGGCCAAGCCGGAGGGCTTGGCCCAGGCGTTCGTGCTCGGGCGGGACTTCGTGGGCCGCGATGCGGTCACGTTGGCGCTGGGCGACAACCTGTTCTTCGGGGCCGGCTTCGGCGGGCAACTGCGCCAGGTGGCGGCGCGCGTGGCGACATCGGGCGGCGCGACGATCTTCGGGTATCGCGTCCGCGACCCGGAGCGCTACGGGGTGGCGGAGGTCGGCCCCGACGGGCGCGTGCGCTCGATCGAGGAGAAGCCGGCGCGGCCCAAGTCGTCGCTCGCGGTGACGGGCCTGTACTGCTACGACAACCGCGTGCTCGACATCGCGCGCGACCTCAAGAAGTCAGCGCGCGGCGAGTACGAGATCACCGACGTGAATGCGGCCTACCTCGCCCTCGGTGCGCTGCACCTCGAGACGCTGCAGCGCGGCATGGCGTGGCTGGACACGGGCACCGTGGCGGCGCTGCAGGACGCGGCGCGCTTCGTGGAGGCGATCGAGAGCCGGCAGGGGATGAAGATCGGCTGCCCGGAGGAGGTCGCGTACCGGATGGGCTTCATCGACGCGGCGCAGCTGCAGCGGCTGGCAGAGCCGCTGGCCACGAGTGAGTATGGCGCGTACCTGCGGCGCGTGGCCGCCGAGGCGCCGTGA
- a CDS encoding lysylphosphatidylglycerol synthase transmembrane domain-containing protein — MKLDWRALLGIALSILLLWYTLGDVDFHEVWGVLSSSSVTLWIACTVTATAIFPLRARRWQALLAPSVGRLPLGPLWRATAIGMMVNNVVPARAGELARAFALTRERSEVRFSGAFASLAVDRLFDGVVVLAMMVAATFDPRFPVDGRIFGATAWSIAATMSLALGAVFVALALLAYAPAWCFGVSDRLVGALAPKLAPKVRGLLEGFAAGVGVLRQPRLALEVLWWAILHWVCNALAFYLGFLALGLEAPLSAAFFVQGLIAIGVAIPSSPGFFGPFELAGKAGLALYAVSDASAVSWAIGFHLLSFVPITVIGAWYFARLDLHFRDLRGASGETSA; from the coding sequence GTGAAGCTCGATTGGCGCGCCCTGCTCGGGATTGCGCTCAGCATACTGCTGCTCTGGTACACGCTCGGCGACGTGGACTTCCACGAAGTCTGGGGCGTGCTCTCGTCGTCGAGCGTGACGTTGTGGATCGCCTGCACGGTGACCGCCACCGCGATCTTCCCGCTGCGCGCGCGCCGCTGGCAGGCGTTGCTCGCCCCCAGCGTGGGGCGACTGCCGCTGGGCCCGCTGTGGCGCGCGACCGCGATCGGCATGATGGTCAACAACGTGGTGCCCGCCCGCGCCGGTGAGCTCGCACGCGCCTTCGCGCTCACGCGCGAGCGGTCCGAGGTCCGGTTCTCCGGTGCGTTCGCCTCACTCGCCGTGGATCGGCTGTTCGATGGCGTCGTCGTCCTCGCGATGATGGTCGCCGCGACCTTCGATCCGCGCTTTCCCGTCGACGGCAGGATCTTCGGCGCCACGGCCTGGAGCATCGCAGCGACGATGTCGCTCGCACTCGGCGCGGTCTTCGTCGCGCTGGCCCTGCTCGCGTATGCGCCCGCCTGGTGCTTCGGCGTCTCGGACCGCCTCGTCGGTGCCCTCGCCCCGAAGCTCGCCCCGAAGGTCCGCGGCCTGCTCGAGGGCTTCGCGGCCGGCGTCGGCGTGCTGCGGCAGCCGCGACTCGCGCTCGAAGTGCTCTGGTGGGCCATCCTCCACTGGGTGTGCAATGCGCTCGCCTTCTACCTCGGCTTTCTCGCGCTCGGGCTCGAGGCACCGCTCTCCGCCGCGTTCTTCGTGCAGGGACTCATCGCCATCGGCGTGGCGATTCCCTCGTCGCCGGGGTTCTTCGGGCCGTTCGAGCTGGCAGGCAAGGCCGGGCTCGCGCTGTACGCCGTGAGCGATGCGAGTGCCGTGAGCTGGGCGATCGGATTCCATCTCCTCTCCTTCGTGCCCATCACGGTGATCGGCGCCTGGTACTTCGCCCGGCTCGACCTCCACTTCCGCGATCTCCGCGGGGCATCCGGGGAGACCTCCGCATGA
- the rfbC gene encoding dTDP-4-dehydrorhamnose 3,5-epimerase — MNVRVETTGIPDLVLAHLREFPDPRGAFRELFRAEHFAAAGLPTTIAQINGSISSRGVVRGLHFQWEPAQAKAMRVVRGRAFIVAVDVRAGAPTFGRAWWRECSAGEPLWVCAPAGFARGFQALEDVTEVEYLCTAPYNPKAEGGIRWDDPALGIPWPIPAAELSDKDRAAPTLAEWRAGPHGTVFTA, encoded by the coding sequence GTGAACGTACGCGTGGAGACAACGGGGATCCCCGACTTGGTGCTCGCGCACCTGCGCGAGTTCCCGGACCCGCGCGGCGCCTTCCGCGAACTGTTCCGTGCGGAGCATTTCGCGGCCGCCGGGCTGCCGACGACGATTGCGCAGATCAATGGCAGCATCTCGTCGCGCGGCGTGGTGCGCGGGCTGCATTTCCAATGGGAGCCGGCGCAGGCCAAGGCGATGCGCGTGGTGCGCGGCCGCGCGTTCATCGTGGCGGTGGATGTGCGGGCGGGCGCGCCGACGTTCGGGCGCGCGTGGTGGCGCGAGTGCAGCGCCGGCGAACCGTTGTGGGTGTGCGCCCCCGCGGGATTCGCGCGTGGCTTCCAGGCGCTGGAAGACGTGACCGAAGTGGAGTACCTCTGCACGGCGCCGTACAACCCGAAGGCCGAGGGGGGCATCCGCTGGGACGATCCGGCGCTGGGCATCCCGTGGCCGATTCCGGCGGCGGAACTCTCCGACAAAGACCGCGCGGCCCCGACGCTGGCCGAATGGCGCGCGGGGCCGCACGGAACGGTGTTCACGGCCTGA